The nucleotide window CAGCTGCCGGGCtatcaaagtgtcactgtcatcatagaaaacctttgacatgtctctatgacatgtctctatgacacactATGAcacctctatgacatgtctctatgacacactatgacatgtctctatgacacactatgacatgtctctatgacatgtctctatgacacactATGAcacctctatgacatgtctctatgacacactatgacatgtctctatgacacactatgacatgtctctatgacatgtctctatgacacactATGAcacctctatgacatgtctctatgacacactatgacatgtctctatgacatgtctctatgacacactATGAcacctctatgacatgtctctatgacacactatgacatgtctctatgacacactatgacatgtctctatgacatgtctctatgacacactatggcatgtctctatgacacctctatgacatgtctctatgacacactatgttcacactatgacaTGTAAAAAGCCAGTTTCTGGCTTTTAGGTGGAAGCGTCCTAAGCGTTGGTGAGATGCACAAGTCCTACTCTTCTGTGCAGGAGGCAGAACGATGGTTAGAATGTAAATCTACAGCTGAAATAATGGCCCTATGTGGGATTTTACATCATTGAGTCCCATAAAAAGTGTGTGACCACGGCCTTACTGTGCACAGAGCTGCTAAAGGAGGAGTCCGGGCACgctgccggggaggaggtgggtgaccaaaacaacatgcacttacctccccccctccccccagcgctGGGATCTGATGTCCTCCGCTCCAGTCTCCGGAcgcttctaggtctgagtggaATCTGGGACGTGACGTGTCGGGCCTGCGCTTAGCCAGTCAGGGGCAGAGGCAGGACACCgctatggctgctgactggctcaGCGGGCTTTGAACATTACGTCCCAgatcccactcagaccaggaaccggagtggaggacagtggaccccatcgctggagcaggggaggtaagtgcatgctgTTTTggtcacccacctcctccccggccgttATCATTAGAGATAAGCACAACAGGAGCGTGCTGGAGTCTGATTGTTCACCAtatgaatactggcggctgatgaagttggatgcggccctaggaagtcctggaaatcatggatacggCCAcaggcctatggttgtatccaccaggactccgtacaatttcttcagccaatcaaatgTGGCATGATCAGACTCCatcacgctcatctctagttatcctCATATCATTCACCATGTAACTATTGTTATGCTGGGGCCACGCAGTCCGCCATGCATCCTATGCGTTTAACCGTAGTCTGCAATATGGTTACGGCTGTACGGTTCTTACAGGAGAAACATGGCAGATACAACCAGTTTCACAACACGCATTACAAAACCTTGATGATTTGCGGTAAGACATATATATACCGTGCTGCAACTGGCCCCACAACAAACCAGGTACATGTGAACCGCGACATagactgaggtgtatgatgagttaAATTACATCAACTctgtattaaagtgactgtaccactaggcccaggctgaagcactggaggcggccgacccacccttagtgggaagaaactccagcccctccatgacatgactccattagaatcaatgaaaccctatcacagagcggcgggggtttcccccactaagggtgggtcggccgcctccagtgcttctgcctgggcctggtggtacagtcactttaaaggggttgttcaccaaattttttttctatgaaatcatctggtgccagagacttgtaatttacttctattaaaaaatctccagtcttccagtatttatcagctgctgtatatcctgcaggatgtggtgtattctctccagtctgacacagtgctctctgctgccacctctgtccatgtcaggaactgtccagagcaggagcaaatccccatagaaaacctctcctgctgtggacagttcctgacatggacagaggtggcagcagagagcactgtgtcagactggagagaattcaccacttcctgcaggacatacagcagttgagaagtactggaatactggagatttttaatagaagtaaattacaaatctctggcactttctggcaccagttgatttgaaagaaattattttttggtgaacaacccctttaaacagtgaaTATACACACCACAGATCTGCAACAGAAATACATGTGTATGGGGTATCTCTGCAGGGGGCACAGGGGCCTCTGTAATTCCACTTTTGGGTAAATTAGACATTTCTGCATCAGATTTACCAGGAGTAAAACTCAAGCAAATCCTATTCAGTGCAGCCTGACAATAGAGATATGAAGCATCACAGGGTGCTGATCTCTTGtgtcagggggaggaggaggccgccgGGTTGTCTCGATAATCTGTTCTATCACTTCTATAATTTTGTTTTCCTCACAGCTGCAGCTCCGAAAGTGCCGAGACCACGAGCAGTGCATCATGTGACACCCCAAAATCTGATCCCGTACAAGAGCGACAAAGCTGTCAATCACCTACTGTACCCATGGCAACAAAAACTTGTAAAAAGACGTCGAACAATGAGCTGACCCCTGAACCCAAATCTAGTGTAAGTATGGAGGCAGCTGTGCCAGGGAGCGGGATGCCTGACCGAGGGTCACCTCCTCACAATCCTATGGCTCCTTcttgtcctcccctttccctggTCTGTGACTGGTCTACAAATGACTGATCCCCCCATTTCCATTATATgtcacccctttaagcatttactAAGTGCAGACTAGGGCATCAGTCACATAGTCAGTACTGTTTAACCAGCCTCAGTAGATTTGCAGGGATACAAGTCTGTCAGTGTAGTGCCTGCATGCACACCCCCATGGAGCTGGAGCAGTAACAGAGCGTCGCCCACCTGCTCACCGGACAGTCCCAGGGCCACCGTCCCCGTCATCTCAGCTGACATCACACTAAACCAGCCGGAGGTGTGAAGTTACGTAGGGAGTGGGCGAGTGCTGTGTTAGTCACCTGCCCACCGTGTCTGATCACGTTGCTATAGATTATTAATTGCCGCCTTTGCTTTTTGCAGATCTGCAGCCCCGGCTGTCGGAGGTCCAGCTCAGACATGACTCACGAAGCTGGAGAGTCCGGAAAAGCCCAACGTGGGTGTCGCCTGCGCCCACACTTCAGTGACCCCATGCCCACCGATGCCGTGAAGAGGAAACAGCTAGAGCTGAAGATTGCAGCAGCGGCTCGCCACCACGCTCAGAAGAGGAGGCAGGACAGAGAGAATGGTACCTGCTGCCGATAATAGACACCACCACTAGACTGTCAGTCCTTTGCTTTACTTCTCCAGTCAGTCAGGTCTTTCTTCTCAATTCTGCTGCTTTCCTGTTAGCTCTCAGGCTGCAGGACCTAActtatccctattacacaggatggttatcgtgcaaattatcgttaggtcgttcaaatttaaatgataatcgttttgaataattgcaggcaacgatcaaatgaccatcaagaaatcgttcattgtttgtttggtgctgacaccaaaatcataaTTAGGGACCTATTagccaatcaataatgtaaacgagcgccaatctgctagatcagcgctcctttactgagccttttacaccgcccgataatcgcttagcaagggctgtgtatatataactcattagcgatgtccgtgcagcccttttcCTAAACTCTtcatacatcacctctccacgctcccaatctcctcctgccctctgctctcctcccggcagcacgcgctgcagcttctctgagctgacaggccacggtggtcccggcctgtgattagctgagtggtctCGAAGAGAACAGGACAAGGCCGGGAGCAGAGAGGTGATGAATAAGAGTTTATTAAATTGCCTGCCATCAgctgcacatcgctattacacgtagcaatgtgtgcCCGacacctgatgattttaggtctggacctaaagaaacaatcagccgatcatTTCATTGACTGGTCATTGTCTctgttacatggaacgataattggccgaatatggctctgtgtaatagggcccttaatcgtttgctgtaatgtACAAATGACTATCCTTCTGTGTAAtttggtaaacgatttcaggttaacgataaacgatcttgtttgcgatcatttatcgttaatcattaattgttaaaaattgctttgtctaataggatcccTAGCCATAGGCCAGGTGTGAATGGTTTGTATTACAGATGCATTTTTGCACCTGTATAATGGCTGCAAGCCCCAGCATGACGGTGGGAGCAAAGACAAGATCATGGTGGGGACATACAGAGCCCCTCAGACACCCCTTATAGAGTTGTGTACAACATGACATACATGACACCATAATATGATccagaccacaggtgtcaaactcacgcCCTCTGACATCAAGTCTGAACAGCCaaaggcaacagctggagggcctgagtttgacccccTTGTTTCAGACTGTTGTTATTCATCATCTTTTGTCTATCACAGGTCCAGTACTGATGAAGGCCAATACCACGACATCGTGCAGCTCCAACAAAGACAGCACTTACACCACGGGGCACTCGTACCGGTCGCGCCATCGCTGGAGTAACATCAGCAGCTTGAGCACAGACAGCGGGATCGTTGGGGTGAACGATGAGAGAGAAGAATGTGAAGGGAACACAAGACCCGTAAAGCCAGGAGAGGTGGAGCGGGTGGACAGCGGGATTGGAGACGCACTTTCCAGAAAGTGGAGAGCTCGGGTAGCAGAAGCATCAGCTTCCCTAGAGGCGTGGGAGGCGCACCGCCCGTGCATAGACTGTGGGGAGAGCAATTCATGTATGGACTCCGGGAGCagaggaaagaggagagagaCGCTGTGTGTGAAATGTGTCAATCGTAGGATGGAGCGTAAGGAGGCCGTGCTGGAATTTGTGAATACAGAATCGAGCTACGGGGAGGATCTGCGGATCATAAAAGAGGAGTTCTATCTTCCTATGCAGACGGCAGGACTGCTGACACGGGAACAGCTGGCTGTCGTGTTCAGCAACATACAGGAGCTCATCGAACTCAATGAGAAGTTCCTAGAGGTTCTACAAGAGGAAATCGACCAAGCTTTTGATCAGGTAAAAGGACATAATAAAGTCATAATGATTCTTAGCTGTTATAAGGACTGTTCACCACATAGCTCCAATCCAGCTGCTAGACCCCCCCACATGACCCCTGTCTACTACAGACACAACCAGGACACTGTCTGGTATCCCATGATCCTTTATTAACACCAGGGCATTGTCTGATATACCATGAACTTGCATCAACACTTGCTGACATCTCATCAGCCTCTATAAACACCAGAAGACAATTTGACATGCCATAAACAATCAACAACAGTACACTACCTGACATCCCATGAAAATCCACCGACACCAGGACAAAGTCTGACATCCAACAAACTTCCTTTAACACTAGGAGACTACCTGCCATCCCATGAACTTCCACTAACACTATACTACCTGCCATCCCATGAACTTCCACTAACACTAGGAGACTACCTGACATCCCATGAACTTCCACTAACACTAGGAGACTACCTGCCATCCCATGAACTTCCACTAACACTAGGAGACTACCTGCCATCCCATGAACTTCCACTAACACTATACTACCTGACATCCCATGAACTTCCACTAACACTAGGAGACTACCTGACATCCCATGAACTTCCACTAACACTATACTACCTGCCATCCCATGAACTTCCACTAACACTAGGAGACTACCTGACATCCCATGAACTTCCACTAACACTATACTACCTGACATCCCATTAACTTCCACTAACACTATACTACCTGACATCCCATGAACTTCCACTAACACTATACTACCTGACATCCCATGAACTTCCACTAACACTAGGAGACTACCTGACATCCCATGAACTTCCACTAACACTATACTACCTGACATCCCATGAACTTCCACTAACACTAGGAGACTACCTGCCATCCCATGAACTTCCACTAACACTAGGAGACTACCTGCCATCCCATGAACTTCCACTAACACTATACTACCTGACATCCCATGAACTTCCACTAACACTATACTACCTGCCATCCCATGAACTTCCACTAACACTATACTACCTGCCATCCCATGAACTTCCATTAACACTATACTACCTGGCATCCCATGAACTTGTGCCAGTCCCTGACATTCCACAAACcttcattaaagggattatccagcgctacaaaaacatggccactttccctctactgttgtctccagtttgggtgtaggttttaaactcggttccattgaagtaaatggagcttaattgcaaactgcaccttaactggagacaacagtagggggaaaagtggccatgtttttgtagcgctggataacccctttaaaaccaagaCCCCTTTCATGAACTTTCCTTAACACCAGACCCACGTCATCTCTGCCATTGCCTGACATCCCATAAACCTGTCAACACCATGATGCCACCTGACATCCCTTGAACTTCCCTTCAACTACAAGTCACTACTTGACATTTAATGACCTTTCATCATCACCAGCAGACTACCTGACTCCATGTGTCCTTCCATCAACCATCAGACATTGCCTGACATCCCATAAGCTTCCATTAACACCAGTACACTGTCTGACATGTCATTGACTTCCATCAACACTAGGACAGTACCTGAAATCTCGTGACATCTGACATCAACACCAATATACTGCCTGCCATCATATTAATGTCTGTCAACACCACAAGACCACCTGACACCTTGGGTTTCTCATGACGTACTACATCTAGGGCTCCTTACTTCTTACTCCTTCATAATGACACCTTTAGCTGCACTTGTCTGGTCATAAATGAGTCTTCTGGTGGAGCGGACCCAGCAGGTTCTTGCTGCCagatattaatatattttttggaTGCCTGCAGGGGGATGATGACCTGATGACCATCTGCATTGGGGAGATCTTCTTGGAGTTTGTGAACATGCTTCCTGCCTTCCAGACTTACTGCCTCCAACAACCGACCTCCATGGCAACACTGAATACTCTGGAGAAAGAGAAGGAGCTTCTCAGGTAAGAAGAGAGGCTGGAGATCTTATGTGGTGTAAACTGAAGATATTAAAGGGttggatgaatctaacctgctgatatgtccctaatgcacaggagacactgaaaaggaaggtatgtctgttaccttcctcctctccaTGGTTATGGTGCAgtcttttgctccatggtccggtgaggCCGTTAGGAGCCCCCATAATGCGGATCCTCCCCTGGCCGgcctgcccctttctaatgataatgaatggaacgGGCTGGCCATGGGCGGATCAGTGCTATAGggacaggcagtgctcctaatggtctcactcgACCGTGGAGCAagagactaactgcaccggaaccgcaccaaggaggaaggtaagagacatttataagagacatacagtaccttcctccttgttGTCTCCtttgctatagggacatatcagcaggtaagatttgtCTGCTAATAGTTTCTCtcttaaaaatatatatcttaATCCTTTGCATAATAGTACTTAAACTGACAAGTCTGGTGTCTCCACTGCTCACTTGTTGCATGGCTTCACCATCCACAGCACCATCCACATATATCTGCTGTTATGCAACCAAGTTATATGCATGTGAATGTGCACAATGTCCCTCTGACACCGCTGAACCCTGATGCACAAAAGCTGCAGCTTCTCTGGGTGTAACTCATAGTTATGAGGTTATTTCACCTCCTAATGTCAATAAATGGTAACGCCACACACCTGCCTCTGCCGTCACCAGACTTCCGCTTCTCTACATGGATGAACACAGAAGGCAGATGCTACAGATACAGAGTCAAACATTGTCTATGGTCCTGATCATATTTTCCATCCTTTCCTTTCAGAATTTTTCTGGATGTGTCTCAGAACGATAACACCGCCCTGCGACGCATGAACCTCCGATCTTTCCTTATGGCTCCTTTACAAAGGGTCACCAAGTACCCCCTGCTGTTGAGCCGGATTCTCAAGAGCACAACCGAATTTCATCCAGATCACAGCAGCTTGTGGGAGGCCAAGAGCAGAATTGAGTCCCACTTAGAGCACATCAACATGAAGACCCGGCAGGAAGGGAACACATGGACATTACGCTCCTTCCGCAGGGAGAGCAGAAAGAACAGGGAAGTGACCAACATCGAGATGAGGGAGATGGCGATCAAGCAAGTTGGGTGGCCGAGGGAGGAGACGCGTTTCATTAAAGAGGGGCTTCTGCAGATGGCACAACCTACAGACGGACAATGGGTCAAGAAGGGCTGCAAGGCTCTAAAGTTCCACAATGTGCACGCACTACTGATGGTGAACGTAAAGAGAACTTCAGACTCCGGCCTGGAAGGCGGCCCTACTGACAGAACGGTGAAGGATGCCGTCCTGGTGCTTATAAAAGACAAAAGCAATGGAAAATTTGTGATGCTCAGGGACCCCCTGAGACTTGCCCACTGTGTGGTGTCTACTGATCCAGACTGTGAAGATACCTTTGAACTCCTGGAAATCAGGAAGGAAGGGTTTGTTTTTCGGGACAGTGACAATTCCCGAACCCAACACTGGTTCCAGCAAATGAAGACCTATTCCAGTGAACTGGGATCTTGGAGAAAACGTCGTAATGCTCTCCCTAACATAATGATAAGCACAGCGCAAAACAGATCCTGAAATCAGAACTTACGGGGAGGGAGGACTAAACATCTGCCCAAACCCAGTACATTATGAAATCAGAACCTATGGGGAGGGAGAGGAACCAAACATCTGCCAGAACATAGCACATCCTGAAATTAGAACctgaagggagggagagggaccAAATATCTGCCTAAACCCAACACATCCTGAAATCAGAACCTACGGGGAGGGAGGACTAAACATCTGCCCAAACCCAGTACATTATGAAATCAGAACCTATGGGGAGGGAGAGGAACCAAACATCTGCCAGAACATAGCACATCCTGAAATTAGAACctgaagggagggagagggaccAAATATCTGCCTAAACCCAACACATCCTGAAATCAGAACCTACGGGGAGGGAGGACTAAACATCTGCCCAAACCCAGGACATCATGAAATCAGAACCTACGGAGAGGGAGGGGACCAAATATCTGCCAGAACATAGCACATCCTGAAATCAGAACCTACGGGGAGGGAGGGGACCAAATATCTGCCCAAACCCAACAATTCCTGAAATCAGAAcctacagggagggagggaagaccAAACATCTTTCAGAACATAGAACATCCTGAAATCAGAACCTACGGGGAGGGAGGCAAAAAAAATCTGCCCAAACCCAACACATCCTGAAATCAGAAActaaggggagggagagggacaaAACATCTGTCCAAACCCAACACACCCTAAAATCAGAACCTACGGGAGGGAGGACTAAACATCTGTCCAAACCCAACACACCCTAAAATCAGAACCTAGAGGGAGGGCACCAAATATCTGCCAGAACATAACACACCTTGAAATCAGAACCTACAGGGAGGGAGGACAAAACTTCTGCCCAAACCCAACACATCCTGAAATCAGATTCTTCAGGGAGGGAGGGGATTGCACATCGAAACAAAACTAAAACATTCTGAAATCAGAACCTACAGGGAGGGAGGACTAAAAATCTGCCCAAACCTAAGAGATTAAGAAATCAGACCCTAGAGGGAGGGGACCAAACATCTGGCCAAACCTATGAGATccgtaaagtgatactgtcagcccctccccccccccctttgggtaGGTGTCGTTTTCAGAACCATCAGGTACTGTGCCTGCTGTTCATTCCAAAAATACCTTTGAGAAAGGTGCCATGGTCCTCCTTTTGGTGAAAATATACTTTTAATCATTGATTGACATTGTCAACAAGGTGGGACTTCTTGGCCGTTGAGTCCCCTGTTACCATTTCTGTCCATCGCTCTTATCCATGAACCTCCCCTGACCCTTGTGATGTCACTAGGAAGGTGGGGGCTGATCCTAATAACACAAACACCAGACCGCTTAGAGGGCACTCAATGGGTGACTTAGTGACTCTGTCCACTAATGATTAGAAACCATAAAGAAACATACAGCAGACACGGTACCTGATGGTGCCAAAAATAACACCTACCTAAAGGGGGAttgacagtgttactttaaatTAGGGAGGAGGGTCCAAATATCTGCAAAAACCTAAGAGATCCCTCAATCACAACctacggggagggagggggaccaaACACCTGCACAAACCTAACAGATCCTGTAGAGAGTAGTAAAGGTCACAGTGGATCTCGTCATCCAAGCACAGGTTCTGCATATATGGAGCTCGGCTCTATGTCCAATACAGTATTACAATCCACCCCCCTATCCCAGTCTTCAGCTGTGGGCAGCAGGTCATGGTCTGAAGATTGGCCCCTGGTCACTACAGCTGGGGCTCCTGATGCAGAAGcacaacgtaaaaaaaataaaaaatcctgaaCCCTCTCAAGGTTCTAGAGAAACATTTACTCATATTCTGAGGAATTGTGATGTAGTTCGCATGAactttgtatattattattattcaggggATTTTAGGAAATGGCCAGCTTCATGGGTAACGTCATCTGTGGTGTCTGTCTCTTGGTGTTACACCCAATGTCATCTCTAATATGGAACAAGTGTGTTTGGGAAGAAAGAGCGATGTGGGTGAGGGAGGGGTGGGCATCTTCTGGGCAGGAGTAACGTAACCACCCATTGTGTTATGTGTGGTGTTTAGATTGGCTGCAGATGGAGGACTATCAGCTGTAGTGATGTGACAGCACCCGACAGTGATAGAACACAACACCACATATACAGCAATCACTGAATGTGTTTTATGGGCATCACACGTGGGAAGGATCCAACAATGATCGGCAGGAAATATCTGATGCCACCTTAGAGTCCAGCAGGTTACAGTCTTCTCACACCTATACATAATGAAACCAAGAGAAGAATATAGCACAAAACCATACTGGGAAAGTCCTCGGACTCTCTCACATTTTCTTATGCTTGTGAGGCCTTGTGCTAACAAAATAAGATCTGTTCCTCCTCATTCTGTACACACGGCAGGGGTAGGCaaccttagctttggctgtcctggcatgatgggcgttgcagttttgcaacagctggatagccAGGGTTCCCTAAGCCTGGCCTATGGctttatgcatgttttccagggctctccagggctgcatccaactttttcagccactggtattcgaaTGCCGAGCTATCCGACTTCAATCTCTACTCGGTACCCCATTATTGAAAAGGAAAAACTAGAATCTTACATCTGGATTTGGAGATGTTTggccattcttctctgcagatcctccTATACTCTGTCAGGTTGGACAGGCCCGTGGTGGACACCATTGTCAAGTCTCTCCATAGATGTCCCATTGGGGTCAGACTGGGCCCCTCCAGGACATTTAGAGCTCCtggctgtgtgcttagggtcattgggtgagatttatcaaagggtgtaaaatttagactggtgtaaactggtcacagcaaccaatcacagctcaggtcaaaggaaagaggagctgtgattggttgctgtgaccagtttacaccagtctaaattttacaccctttgataaatctcccccattaaatCTTGTTGGGAGCTTCAGCCTAGAGCACTCTGGATCAGATAATCAGTAAAGGCTTTTTAcacgtgcaaaaaatcgttaaaatttaagcgataatcttctaGTGTAAACGCGGCAATGATCAAACTGTGAACAAAAattcattcgtatgtcgttgatcaaaTGCAAATATATACAAACGCAATAAGATCACATTTATGACTTTTCTTACCAATTTATCTGCTCCTATAGTTTAAAACCAAAAAATCATTGCTTGTCGTTCGCTAGATGAGTGATAAGCGATTTATCtgtgcgtgtaaaaggacccgaagactatgggggagatttatcaaacatggtgtaaagtgaaactggctcagttgcccctagcaaccaatcagattccaccttttattcctcacagactctttggaaaatgaaaggtggaatctgattggttgctaggggcaactgagccagtttcactgtacaccatgtttcataaatcttcccctatgtctgTACTTTGCTCCATTCAGCTTTCCCTGCACCAACCAGTCTCCCTGTCTAATCTTCAGCAGAGAATCTTGTTCCTCACAGTCAGTTCCTTCACCTGTTTCTATGTAAACTCATGACGGCTTTCACGTCTGTTACTGAGGAGCAGGAGCCCGCTTTGGTGGAGGCCTGAGtgaccattgggttcttggtcacCTCTTCTCCCCTGATTACGTAGTAAGGGACAGCGGCTCTGGGCAGAGTCCCGGTTGTTGTTTGACCTTAGCACAAGGCCACAACCTAACATAATGTGAAAGGGCCTAAAAACTTCTGGAAAGCATAGTACTGTTATCTCTATAATCCTTCACATAGCGTTGTCACATCACTGGTGC belongs to Dendropsophus ebraccatus isolate aDenEbr1 chromosome 9, aDenEbr1.pat, whole genome shotgun sequence and includes:
- the LOC138800643 gene encoding myosin-M heavy chain-like, encoding MDAQHHHDCLQGPLYLLQHPCAKLPCPSAMTYIRADETHEHSRVIPSPQNYLLCTNHGLEEPSLSSMHPLKNVDCHLAGGQLYPLQACHAGNAPMGTNVEPRLYRSLENLHWAESSVFAHYRSMDSEFILHCRSTRHLSEGSAGNMSPQGLSERDGGHRDLPAPPLAKVHQWLFLTADDKVSYGDAKRELKEKLRTHSSKVVEPNRPVRPQACLADCTAREAANKLCQHCKHKAPCSAISAGHPALTSSTMPASRPCTSLLHHRTSPEHIKQEARRRLQLRRQHSSPNLTLYQEETESKGLEKSKTTESFKEQRPSPVVVADTRRLSSTGRFHIPTFEEFKKMRSKQKNGLSKSDVHFQSSDSSTDTTSKPDASSDQTAIPDSPSTDQTQDSKANALLGPSRPDLTDPGDRLIVQDSSLDHRAHPSCRPAFTAPICSSPVSRFPLQVLNMHSTKEELVVCEPHVSDTSSSSGFPGMAEQGLSSEAHSSCCPSLLLEATDLSGYGAKLQKMKDGLIGSALDLIKKSCSSESAETTSSASCDTPKSDPVQERQSCQSPTVPMATKTCKKTSNNELTPEPKSSICSPGCRRSSSDMTHEAGESGKAQRGCRLRPHFSDPMPTDAVKRKQLELKIAAAARHHAQKRRQDRENGPVLMKANTTTSCSSNKDSTYTTGHSYRSRHRWSNISSLSTDSGIVGVNDEREECEGNTRPVKPGEVERVDSGIGDALSRKWRARVAEASASLEAWEAHRPCIDCGESNSCMDSGSRGKRRETLCVKCVNRRMERKEAVLEFVNTESSYGEDLRIIKEEFYLPMQTAGLLTREQLAVVFSNIQELIELNEKFLEVLQEEIDQAFDQGDDDLMTICIGEIFLEFVNMLPAFQTYCLQQPTSMATLNTLEKEKELLRIFLDVSQNDNTALRRMNLRSFLMAPLQRVTKYPLLLSRILKSTTEFHPDHSSLWEAKSRIESHLEHINMKTRQEGNTWTLRSFRRESRKNREVTNIEMREMAIKQVGWPREETRFIKEGLLQMAQPTDGQWVKKGCKALKFHNVHALLMVNVKRTSDSGLEGGPTDRTVKDAVLVLIKDKSNGKFVMLRDPLRLAHCVVSTDPDCEDTFELLEIRKEGFVFRDSDNSRTQHWFQQMKTYSSELGSWRKRRNALPNIMISTAQNRS